Proteins encoded together in one Pantoea sp. CCBC3-3-1 window:
- the pdxB gene encoding 4-phosphoerythronate dehydrogenase PdxB, which yields MKILVDENMPYARELFSRTGTVVAVPGRPVPQAELDDADGLMVRSVTKVNAELLGGKPVKFVGTATAGTDHIDETFLQEQGIGFSAAPGCNAIAVVEYVFSALLLLAERDGFLLKDRTVGIVGVGNVGGRLQARLAALGIRTLLCDPPRADRGDEGEFLPLSELVAEADILTFHTPLFKQGEYKTLHLADEALLRALKPGTILINACRGPVVDNTALLNVLQQRRDLSVVLDVWEPEPELSLPLLDKVDIATAHIAGYTLEGKARGTTQVFEAWTQFLGQPQQVELATLLPAPEFGEITLHGELDQPTLKRLAHLVYDVRRDDAPLRKVAAIPGEFDRLRKNYLERREWSSLRVICDSEQAAVLLKQIGFNAVFKSAS from the coding sequence GTGAAGATTCTCGTTGATGAAAATATGCCCTATGCCCGCGAGCTGTTCAGCCGCACGGGCACCGTGGTTGCCGTGCCGGGCAGGCCGGTGCCGCAGGCCGAGCTGGATGATGCCGATGGGCTGATGGTGCGCTCGGTAACAAAAGTGAACGCTGAGCTGCTCGGCGGCAAACCGGTAAAATTTGTCGGTACGGCGACGGCGGGTACCGACCATATTGATGAGACATTCCTGCAAGAGCAGGGGATTGGTTTTTCTGCCGCGCCGGGCTGCAATGCTATTGCCGTGGTGGAATATGTTTTCTCCGCTTTATTGCTGCTGGCGGAACGCGATGGCTTTTTGCTGAAAGATCGCACCGTGGGGATTGTCGGCGTCGGCAACGTTGGCGGCCGTTTACAGGCTCGTCTGGCGGCGCTCGGTATTCGGACTCTGCTTTGCGATCCGCCTCGCGCCGATCGCGGTGACGAGGGCGAGTTTCTGCCGCTTTCAGAGCTGGTGGCCGAAGCTGATATCCTCACTTTCCACACGCCGCTGTTTAAGCAGGGTGAATACAAAACGCTGCATCTGGCCGACGAAGCGCTGCTGCGGGCGCTGAAGCCGGGCACCATCCTGATCAATGCCTGCCGTGGTCCGGTCGTGGACAATACCGCCTTGCTGAACGTGTTGCAGCAGCGTCGCGATCTGAGCGTGGTGTTAGACGTCTGGGAACCGGAGCCGGAACTTTCTCTGCCGCTGCTGGATAAGGTGGACATCGCGACCGCGCATATCGCCGGCTACACGCTGGAAGGTAAAGCGCGTGGCACAACGCAGGTTTTCGAGGCCTGGACACAGTTCCTTGGACAACCGCAACAGGTCGAACTCGCCACGCTGCTTCCTGCGCCAGAGTTTGGTGAAATCACGCTGCACGGCGAGCTGGATCAGCCAACGCTGAAAAGACTGGCCCATCTGGTGTATGATGTGCGCCGCGATGATGCACCGCTGCGAAAAGTAGCCGCCATCCCAGGCGAATTCGATCGCCTGCGCAAAAATTATCTGGAGCGCCGCGAGTGGTCTTCACTGCGGGTAATCTGTGATTCTGAGCAGGCCGCGGTGTTGCTGAAGCAAATTGGCTTCAATGCCGTTTTCAAATCGGCCTCGTAA
- the dedD gene encoding cell division protein DedD, protein MASKFQNRLVGTVIIVALGVIVLPGLLDGKKKHYKEEFAAIPLVPKPGDQQETDSVPPVTQSLPAQPPEGAGTALGGHSSENTSQAESGSTAPQSANQPTVVSPPPMKTEPQKPVEQQKPAEAPKPVEKPKTQPKPVEKPEPQPKPETKPESRPEPQQAPATQESAPAGQAYVVQLGALKNAAKVNEIVAQLRLSGYRAFTVPSTPVQGAITRIYVGPDASKAKMQAAVGELKGISGLGGVVKPYSAR, encoded by the coding sequence GTGGCAAGTAAGTTTCAAAACCGTTTAGTCGGCACCGTCATCATTGTAGCCCTGGGCGTAATTGTTCTGCCGGGACTGCTGGACGGCAAGAAAAAGCACTACAAAGAAGAGTTTGCCGCGATCCCGCTGGTGCCCAAACCAGGCGATCAGCAGGAAACGGACAGTGTGCCACCGGTGACACAGTCTCTTCCGGCACAGCCGCCGGAAGGCGCAGGCACTGCGCTGGGTGGCCACAGCAGCGAAAACACCTCTCAGGCGGAAAGTGGCTCTACTGCACCTCAGTCGGCCAATCAGCCTACTGTTGTTTCGCCGCCGCCGATGAAAACCGAGCCGCAGAAACCGGTTGAGCAACAGAAACCGGCCGAAGCGCCGAAGCCGGTAGAAAAACCCAAAACGCAGCCAAAGCCGGTTGAAAAACCGGAGCCGCAGCCAAAACCTGAGACAAAGCCGGAAAGTCGTCCTGAACCGCAGCAGGCACCTGCCACGCAGGAAAGTGCGCCAGCAGGGCAGGCTTACGTGGTGCAGCTGGGGGCATTGAAGAATGCCGCTAAGGTGAACGAGATCGTCGCACAGCTACGCCTGTCGGGTTATCGGGCCTTTACCGTGCCATCAACGCCGGTACAGGGCGCGATCACGCGGATTTACGTTGGCCCGGATGCGTCGAAGGCGAAGATGCAGGCTGCGGTCGGTGAACTGAAAGGCATCTCCGGGCTGGGTGGGGTAGTAAAACCTTACAGCGCCCGCTAG
- the truA gene encoding tRNA pseudouridine(38-40) synthase TruA, with the protein MSAADLPQQTVKLALGIEYDGSRYYGWQRQQEVRSVQEKLEKALSKVADHPVVVFCAGRTDAGVHGTGQVVHFETTSRRKDAAWTLGVNANLPDDIAVRWVKPVTDDFHARFSATARRYRYVIYNRRLRPAILHGGVTHFYHPLDAEKMQRAGQALLGENDFTSFRAVQCQSRTPWRNVMHLNVSRFGAYVIVDIKANAFVHHMVRNIVGSLMEIGCGNQQESWMAELLAAKDRTLAAATARAEGLYLVAVDYPEKYDLPRPPMGPLFLED; encoded by the coding sequence ATGTCAGCAGCAGATTTGCCGCAGCAAACGGTAAAACTGGCGCTCGGCATTGAATACGATGGCAGCCGTTATTACGGCTGGCAGCGCCAGCAGGAAGTCCGAAGCGTACAGGAAAAGCTGGAGAAGGCGCTGTCGAAAGTCGCCGATCATCCGGTCGTGGTGTTCTGTGCCGGGCGTACCGACGCAGGCGTTCACGGAACGGGTCAGGTTGTGCATTTTGAAACGACCTCACGGCGTAAAGATGCTGCCTGGACGCTGGGGGTAAACGCGAATTTGCCGGACGATATTGCGGTGCGTTGGGTCAAGCCGGTCACGGACGATTTTCACGCTCGTTTCAGCGCCACGGCGCGCCGTTATCGCTATGTGATTTATAACCGTCGGTTACGCCCAGCGATTTTACACGGCGGCGTCACGCATTTTTACCATCCGCTGGATGCGGAAAAAATGCAGCGTGCAGGCCAGGCTCTGCTCGGCGAGAACGATTTTACCTCGTTTCGCGCGGTGCAGTGTCAGTCACGTACGCCCTGGCGTAACGTCATGCATCTGAACGTCAGCCGTTTTGGCGCTTACGTGATAGTGGACATTAAAGCCAACGCGTTCGTGCATCATATGGTGCGTAACATAGTAGGCAGCCTGATGGAAATAGGGTGTGGGAATCAGCAGGAAAGCTGGATGGCCGAGCTGCTGGCGGCGAAAGATCGCACGCTGGCTGCGGCGACCGCCAGAGCGGAAGGGCTCTATCTGGTCGCGGTCGATTACCCGGAAAAATATGATTTACCCCGTCCACCGATGGGACCACTGTTCCTCGAGGATTAA
- a CDS encoding DUF2000 family protein, producing the protein MFDTKVAIVVRDDLAVWQKLNVVAFLATGIASASPEMMGKPYVDALGRQYGNLYGQPMLIFSADLADLQHAHRKGLERELTLIPYVQAMFSTGNDEANREVFMAEDASNLCLAGLALRGPKKQVDKVIKGLSLHP; encoded by the coding sequence ATGTTTGATACGAAAGTAGCGATTGTGGTGCGCGACGATCTGGCGGTCTGGCAGAAATTAAACGTCGTCGCGTTTCTCGCCACGGGAATTGCCTCCGCCTCGCCTGAAATGATGGGCAAGCCCTACGTCGACGCGCTTGGACGGCAGTACGGTAATCTGTATGGGCAACCGATGCTGATTTTTTCCGCCGATCTGGCGGATTTGCAACATGCTCACCGGAAAGGACTGGAACGCGAACTGACGCTGATTCCTTATGTGCAGGCGATGTTTTCAACCGGAAACGATGAGGCCAACCGGGAAGTTTTTATGGCGGAGGACGCCAGTAATCTGTGTCTGGCTGGGCTGGCGTTGCGTGGGCCAAAAAAGCAGGTAGATAAGGTCATTAAAGGACTTTCGCTACATCCCTGA
- a CDS encoding UbiX family flavin prenyltransferase, with protein MKRLIIGISGASGAIYGVRTLQILQQVSDVETHLVMSQAARQTLALETDYSLRDVQALADVVHDARDIAASISSGSFKTDGMMILPCSMKTLSGIVNSYSDGLLTRAADVVLKERRRLVLCVRETPLHLGHLRMMTTAAELGAIIMPPVPAFYHRPDKVMDIVDQTVNRVLDQFDVTLDKDLFTRWQGA; from the coding sequence ATGAAACGACTCATTATCGGTATCTCAGGCGCCAGCGGCGCGATTTATGGCGTTCGCACGCTACAAATCTTACAGCAGGTCAGCGATGTGGAAACGCACCTGGTAATGAGTCAGGCCGCACGCCAGACGCTGGCGCTGGAAACCGACTACTCCCTGCGTGATGTGCAGGCGCTGGCGGACGTGGTGCATGATGCGCGTGATATTGCTGCCAGCATCTCCTCCGGATCGTTTAAAACCGACGGCATGATGATTTTACCCTGTTCGATGAAAACCCTTTCCGGCATTGTGAATAGTTACAGCGACGGTTTGCTAACCCGGGCCGCAGACGTGGTGCTGAAAGAGCGGCGACGTCTGGTGCTGTGCGTACGCGAAACGCCGTTGCATCTGGGGCATTTGCGGATGATGACGACGGCGGCAGAATTGGGGGCGATTATCATGCCACCGGTTCCTGCTTTCTATCACCGACCGGACAAGGTGATGGACATCGTGGACCAGACGGTTAATCGCGTTCTCGATCAGTTTGACGTTACGCTCGATAAAGATCTGTTTACGCGCTGGCAAGGTGCATAA
- a CDS encoding aspartate-semialdehyde dehydrogenase: protein MSDGWNIALLGATGAVGGAVLELLAERQFPVGELHLLASERSAGENLRFEGKTLLVTDASNFDWSQVQLAFFAAGREASARYADEAASAGCLVIDTSDLFALEPDVPLVVPDVNPQVLADYRNRNIISVADSVTSQLLCAIKPLVDQAGLSRLQVTSLIAASAHGKAAVDSLAGEAARLLNGLPAEETYFGRQLAFNMLPLLADAEGSVLQERRLIDQVRKVMQDEGLPITVTTVQAPVFYGNAQIVHIENLRPMSAEEARDALLQAEDIALSDEDDYPTQVGDASGNVQLSLGCVRNDYGVPEMLQFWSVADNVRFGGALMAVKTAEKLVQEYFY from the coding sequence ATGTCTGACGGCTGGAACATTGCGCTACTTGGCGCGACAGGCGCAGTAGGGGGAGCTGTACTGGAATTACTGGCTGAACGCCAGTTCCCGGTTGGTGAGCTGCATTTGCTGGCGAGCGAACGCAGCGCGGGCGAAAACCTGCGTTTTGAAGGAAAAACTCTGCTGGTAACCGATGCCAGTAATTTCGACTGGTCACAGGTGCAGCTGGCCTTTTTCGCTGCCGGTCGCGAAGCCTCAGCGCGTTATGCAGACGAAGCGGCAAGCGCGGGCTGTCTGGTCATTGATACCAGCGATCTGTTCGCGCTGGAACCGGACGTGCCATTGGTCGTACCGGATGTGAACCCTCAGGTGCTGGCCGACTACCGCAACCGCAATATTATTAGCGTAGCGGACAGCGTAACCAGCCAGCTGCTGTGTGCGATCAAGCCGCTGGTGGATCAGGCTGGCCTGAGTCGTTTGCAGGTGACCAGCCTGATTGCCGCCTCTGCTCACGGCAAAGCCGCCGTGGACTCGCTGGCGGGTGAAGCCGCTCGTCTGTTGAACGGTCTGCCCGCTGAAGAGACCTATTTCGGCCGTCAGCTGGCCTTTAACATGCTGCCGCTGCTGGCCGATGCGGAAGGTAGCGTATTGCAGGAGCGCCGCCTGATCGATCAGGTACGTAAAGTGATGCAGGACGAAGGCTTGCCGATCACCGTCACGACCGTACAGGCGCCGGTGTTCTACGGCAACGCGCAGATTGTGCATATCGAAAATCTGCGCCCAATGTCGGCAGAAGAGGCTCGTGACGCGCTGTTGCAGGCAGAAGATATTGCGCTGTCTGATGAGGACGATTATCCCACTCAGGTTGGTGATGCTTCCGGCAACGTACAGCTGAGCCTGGGCTGCGTGCGTAACGACTACGGCGTGCCGGAGATGCTGCAGTTCTGGTCAGTGGCGGACAACGTACGCTTTGGCGGCGCGTTGATGGCGGTCAAAACCGCTGAGAAGCTGGTGCAGGAGTATTTTTACTGA
- a CDS encoding AraC family transcriptional regulator: MDAGRNKKGCNDWVELRRDEETRIESVHAHFRGHAYDPHDHDEILLGVTQQGLQRFNCHRFLHTSTPGQAILIEPGAVHDGHAPEQDGFTYLMLYLPQPWVTGMMQQRGLGDVSTLEAGFRHTLTGDPLLIAAIQQAFFAIHHNEGRLARDQSLDHLLSLLGRHIQARPLSLLDGSVGQMNLLRSYLHDRMACDIGLDELAHYSGLDRFRLNRQFKKAFGLSPHAYLVRLRLRTARVLLAQGLEPAHVAATVGFADQSHLGRWFQRAYRMSPALYQRQCTNVPD; encoded by the coding sequence ATGGATGCAGGGCGTAATAAGAAAGGCTGCAACGACTGGGTCGAACTTCGTCGTGATGAAGAGACCCGCATCGAAAGCGTCCATGCGCACTTCAGGGGGCACGCCTACGACCCTCACGATCATGATGAAATCCTGCTGGGCGTTACGCAACAGGGCTTGCAGCGCTTTAACTGTCACCGTTTTCTCCATACCAGCACGCCCGGCCAGGCCATACTTATTGAACCCGGTGCGGTTCATGACGGGCATGCGCCCGAGCAGGATGGCTTTACCTATCTCATGCTTTACCTGCCGCAGCCTTGGGTAACGGGCATGATGCAGCAGCGTGGCCTGGGGGATGTATCGACGCTGGAAGCCGGCTTTCGGCATACGCTGACCGGGGATCCGTTGCTGATCGCCGCCATCCAGCAGGCCTTTTTTGCCATCCATCATAATGAAGGTCGGCTGGCGCGCGATCAGAGCCTGGATCATCTGCTTTCGCTGCTTGGGCGGCATATTCAGGCACGGCCGCTTTCCCTGCTTGATGGCTCTGTCGGACAGATGAATTTGCTGAGATCTTATCTGCACGATCGGATGGCATGCGACATCGGACTGGATGAGCTTGCGCACTATAGCGGATTAGATCGCTTTCGCCTGAACCGACAATTTAAAAAGGCGTTTGGACTCTCGCCGCATGCTTACCTGGTTCGTCTACGGTTACGAACTGCCCGCGTGCTGCTTGCCCAGGGTCTGGAACCGGCGCACGTCGCCGCGACGGTTGGTTTTGCCGATCAGAGCCATTTGGGACGCTGGTTTCAGCGCGCTTATCGCATGTCTCCGGCTTTGTATCAGCGTCAGTGCACAAACGTTCCAGACTGA
- the cvpA gene encoding colicin V production protein, which produces MVWIDYVIIAVIGFSALVSLIRGFVREALSLVTWGCAFFVASHYYSFLAVWFTGFEDELVRNGIAIAVLFIATLLVGAIVNYVIGSLVDKTGLSGTDRVLGVCFGALRGVLIVSAILFFLDTFTGFAKSPDWQQSQLVPQFSYIIRWFFDYLKSTSSFLPR; this is translated from the coding sequence ATGGTCTGGATAGATTACGTCATTATTGCGGTTATTGGTTTTTCGGCTCTTGTCAGCCTGATCCGCGGGTTCGTTCGGGAGGCATTATCACTCGTCACCTGGGGTTGCGCATTTTTTGTCGCCAGTCATTACTACTCCTTCCTTGCCGTCTGGTTTACAGGATTTGAAGACGAACTGGTTCGAAATGGCATAGCCATTGCGGTGTTGTTCATCGCCACGCTGTTAGTCGGGGCGATTGTCAATTACGTGATTGGTTCGCTGGTTGATAAAACCGGCCTGTCGGGTACCGACAGAGTGCTTGGGGTTTGTTTCGGGGCATTACGTGGCGTACTGATTGTGTCGGCCATTCTGTTTTTCCTCGATACCTTCACCGGCTTTGCCAAAAGCCCGGACTGGCAACAGTCCCAGCTGGTTCCCCAGTTTAGTTACATTATCAGGTGGTTTTTTGACTACCTGAAAAGCACGTCGAGTTTTTTACCCCGGTAA
- a CDS encoding DedA family protein has protein sequence MEMIHTVIDFILHIDVHLQAMVAQYGVWIYAILFLILFCETGLVVTPFLPGDSLLFVAGALAAIPDSALNVHVMALLLCVAAIAGDAVNYTIGRLFGDKLFSNPNSKVFRRSYLDKTHQFYERHGGKTIILARFVPIVRTFAPFVAGMGKMSYRHFALFNVTGGLLWVLLFSYAGFFFGNLPAVQKNIHYLIIAIILVSVLPGVIEILRHRRTARQTKSQ, from the coding sequence ATGGAAATGATTCACACCGTGATCGATTTTATTCTGCACATTGATGTCCATTTGCAAGCGATGGTTGCGCAGTACGGCGTCTGGATTTATGCCATTTTGTTCCTTATCTTGTTCTGCGAAACGGGGCTGGTTGTGACGCCGTTTTTGCCTGGCGATTCGCTGCTGTTCGTGGCGGGCGCGCTGGCGGCAATTCCTGACAGCGCGTTAAATGTCCACGTCATGGCGTTGCTGCTGTGCGTGGCAGCGATTGCGGGTGATGCGGTGAACTATACTATTGGCCGGTTGTTTGGCGATAAACTGTTCAGCAATCCGAACTCAAAGGTATTCCGTCGCAGCTACCTTGATAAAACGCATCAATTTTACGAGCGTCACGGTGGGAAAACGATTATTCTGGCGCGCTTCGTGCCGATCGTTCGCACCTTCGCACCTTTTGTCGCGGGCATGGGTAAAATGTCTTATCGCCATTTTGCGCTGTTTAACGTGACGGGGGGGCTGCTTTGGGTGCTGCTGTTCTCGTATGCCGGATTTTTCTTTGGCAACCTGCCAGCGGTACAGAAGAATATTCACTACCTGATTATTGCGATAATTCTGGTTTCGGTCCTGCCGGGCGTGATAGAAATTTTGCGCCATCGTCGTACGGCTCGCCAGACGAAATCACAGTAA
- the accD gene encoding acetyl-CoA carboxylase, carboxyltransferase subunit beta has protein sequence MSWIERILNKSTITPSRKASIPEGVWTKCDSCGQVLYRAELERNLEVCPKCDHHMRMHGRERLHSVLDEGSMIELGSELEPKDLLKFRDSKKYKDRLAAAQKETDEKDALIVMKGTLHGMPVVAAAFEFSFMGGSMGSVVGARFVRAVEQALEDNCPMICFSASGGARMQEALMSLMQMAKTSAALAKMQARGLPYISVLTDPTMGGVSASFAMLGDLNIAEPKALIGFAGPRVIEQTVREKLPPGFQRSEFLIEKGAIDMIVRRPVMRFKLASILAKMMNLPEPQEEKRQEPAEEAGQSHEA, from the coding sequence ATGAGCTGGATTGAACGAATTCTCAATAAGAGCACTATCACCCCCTCGCGCAAAGCCAGTATCCCTGAAGGGGTCTGGACCAAGTGTGACAGCTGCGGTCAGGTTCTGTACCGCGCCGAGCTGGAGCGCAATCTGGAAGTTTGCCCGAAATGCGATCATCACATGCGTATGCATGGTCGTGAACGTCTGCACAGCGTGCTGGACGAAGGCTCAATGATTGAGCTGGGCAGCGAGCTGGAGCCGAAAGATCTGCTCAAGTTCCGGGATTCAAAAAAATATAAAGATCGTCTGGCTGCGGCTCAGAAAGAGACCGACGAGAAAGACGCGCTGATCGTAATGAAAGGCACGCTGCACGGCATGCCGGTGGTGGCTGCGGCCTTTGAGTTCTCCTTTATGGGCGGCTCAATGGGTTCGGTCGTTGGTGCACGTTTCGTGCGTGCGGTTGAACAGGCGCTGGAAGATAACTGTCCAATGATCTGCTTCTCTGCATCCGGTGGTGCTCGCATGCAGGAAGCGCTGATGTCGCTGATGCAGATGGCCAAAACCAGCGCGGCGCTGGCGAAGATGCAGGCTCGCGGCCTGCCTTATATCTCCGTGCTGACCGACCCGACCATGGGCGGCGTTTCCGCCAGCTTCGCGATGTTAGGCGATCTGAACATTGCGGAACCGAAAGCGCTGATCGGCTTTGCAGGTCCCCGCGTTATCGAACAGACCGTTCGCGAGAAGCTGCCACCTGGCTTCCAGCGTAGTGAGTTCCTGATCGAGAAGGGCGCCATCGATATGATCGTGCGTCGCCCGGTGATGCGCTTCAAGCTGGCGAGCATTCTGGCGAAGATGATGAATCTGCCGGAGCCGCAGGAAGAAAAACGGCAAGAACCCGCTGAAGAGGCCGGGCAGAGCCACGAAGCCTGA
- the folC gene encoding bifunctional tetrahydrofolate synthase/dihydrofolate synthase, with translation MDNLPQATSPLVTWLHYLENLHTQAIELGLTRVQRVAKQLDLLTPAPVVFTVAGTNGKGTTCRTLETLLMAAGYRVGVYSSPHLLRYTERVRIQGEELAESDHTASFADIEKGRGDTSLTYFEYGTLSALWLFKRAALDVVILEVGLGGRLDATNIVDADVAVITSIALDHTDWLGPDRESIGREKAGVFRSGKPAVVGEPDMPHTIAEVADSLGARLSKRGRDWTFSVGEGSWSFSDAKGTLSGLPLPQVPLPNAATAIAALRASELKVDDAIVTGWLDKAILPGRFQTVADAPRVILDVAHNPHAAGYLAGRLSELPKTGKVHAVVGMLHDKDIAGTLACLTSQVDSWYCAPLEGPRGATAEQLSAHLPGAGVFTSVAEAYQQARLKAQEQDIVLVCGSFHTVAQVMEMLETESGSGK, from the coding sequence ATGGATAATCTTCCTCAAGCCACGTCGCCTCTGGTCACGTGGCTTCATTATCTTGAGAATCTTCATACTCAAGCTATCGAACTCGGGCTAACGCGCGTTCAACGCGTGGCAAAGCAGCTCGACCTGTTAACGCCTGCGCCTGTTGTTTTCACCGTTGCCGGAACGAATGGCAAAGGGACTACCTGCCGTACGCTGGAAACGCTGCTGATGGCTGCAGGTTATCGCGTTGGCGTCTACAGCTCACCGCATCTGCTGCGTTACACCGAACGCGTGCGTATTCAGGGTGAAGAGCTGGCCGAATCCGATCACACCGCCTCGTTTGCCGATATTGAAAAAGGGCGCGGCGACACCTCCCTGACCTATTTTGAATACGGCACGCTTTCTGCGCTCTGGCTGTTTAAACGCGCTGCGCTTGATGTGGTGATTCTGGAAGTCGGGCTGGGCGGTCGTCTTGATGCCACCAATATTGTTGATGCGGATGTTGCTGTCATCACCAGCATTGCGCTCGACCATACCGACTGGCTGGGGCCGGATCGTGAAAGCATCGGACGTGAAAAAGCCGGGGTATTCCGCAGCGGTAAGCCCGCTGTCGTCGGTGAACCGGATATGCCCCACACTATTGCTGAGGTGGCTGACAGCCTCGGTGCACGCCTGTCAAAACGCGGTCGTGACTGGACTTTCAGCGTGGGCGAGGGGAGCTGGTCATTTAGCGACGCAAAAGGCACGCTCAGCGGATTGCCTTTACCGCAGGTTCCTTTACCCAATGCGGCTACGGCCATCGCTGCGCTGCGCGCGTCTGAGCTGAAGGTGGATGACGCTATCGTTACCGGCTGGCTGGATAAGGCAATTTTGCCTGGCCGTTTCCAGACGGTCGCCGACGCGCCACGCGTGATTCTGGATGTTGCGCATAATCCGCATGCGGCAGGCTATCTCGCGGGTCGGTTGAGCGAACTGCCAAAAACCGGCAAGGTGCATGCGGTGGTCGGTATGCTGCATGATAAAGACATTGCCGGCACGTTGGCGTGTCTGACCTCGCAGGTGGATTCCTGGTATTGCGCCCCGCTGGAAGGGCCACGCGGGGCGACGGCAGAGCAGCTTAGCGCTCACCTGCCTGGCGCAGGGGTTTTTACCAGCGTGGCAGAGGCGTATCAGCAGGCGCGCTTAAAAGCTCAGGAACAAGATATTGTGCTGGTGTGTGGTTCGTTTCACACTGTGGCGCAGGTAATGGAAATGCTGGAAACGGAGAGCGGCAGTGGCAAGTAA
- the purF gene encoding amidophosphoribosyltransferase codes for MCGIVGIAGFMPVNQSIYDALTVLQHRGQDAAGIVTIDALNCFRLRKANGLVSDVFEARHMQRLQGNMGIGHVRYPTAGSSSASEAQPFYVNSPYGITLAHNGNLTNAHELRKQLFESGRRHINTTSDSEILLNIFAVELDRFQHYPLEAENIFAAVAAVHQQVRGAYACVAMIIGHGLVAFRDPNGIRPLVIGKRAMADGRTEYMVASESVALDTLGFEFLRDVAPGEAVFVSEKGQLFTRQCAENPKFNPCLFEYVYFARPDSFLDKISVYSARVRMGTKLGEKIAREWEDLDIDVVIPIPETSCDIALEMARILDKPYRQGFVKNRYVGRTFIMPGQHLRRSAVRRKLNANRAEFRGKNVLLVDDSIVRGTTSEQIIEMARDAGAKKVYLASAAPEIRFPNVYGIDMPSATELIAHGREVEEIRQLIGADALIFQDLNDLIEAVREENPDIAQFECSVFNGIYVTKDVDQQYLEYLQSLRNDDAKAMARQNEVENLEMHNEG; via the coding sequence ATGTGCGGTATTGTCGGGATCGCCGGTTTCATGCCGGTCAACCAGTCGATTTATGACGCGTTAACGGTGCTTCAGCACCGTGGGCAGGATGCCGCAGGCATCGTCACCATTGATGCATTAAACTGCTTCCGCCTGCGTAAAGCAAACGGCCTGGTGAGCGATGTATTTGAAGCCCGCCATATGCAGCGTTTGCAGGGCAATATGGGGATCGGCCACGTTCGCTACCCGACGGCGGGAAGCTCCAGTGCTTCCGAAGCGCAGCCCTTCTACGTCAACTCGCCTTACGGCATTACGCTTGCGCACAACGGTAATCTGACCAACGCTCATGAACTGCGTAAACAGCTGTTTGAGAGCGGTCGTCGTCACATTAACACCACATCAGATTCTGAAATTCTGCTCAATATTTTTGCGGTTGAGCTGGATCGTTTCCAGCATTATCCGCTGGAAGCTGAAAACATTTTTGCCGCTGTGGCCGCTGTCCATCAGCAGGTTCGCGGCGCTTATGCCTGCGTGGCGATGATCATCGGACACGGTCTGGTGGCGTTTCGCGATCCTAACGGCATCCGTCCTTTAGTGATTGGCAAGCGTGCGATGGCGGATGGTCGTACGGAATACATGGTGGCTTCTGAAAGCGTGGCGCTGGATACGCTGGGCTTTGAGTTCCTGCGCGATGTGGCGCCGGGCGAAGCGGTGTTCGTGAGCGAAAAAGGGCAGCTCTTTACCCGTCAGTGTGCGGAAAACCCGAAATTCAATCCGTGCCTGTTTGAGTACGTCTACTTTGCCCGCCCGGATTCATTCCTGGACAAAATCTCCGTTTACAGCGCACGCGTCCGTATGGGCACCAAGCTGGGCGAGAAAATCGCGCGCGAATGGGAAGATCTGGACATTGACGTTGTTATTCCAATTCCGGAAACCTCCTGCGATATCGCGCTGGAAATGGCCCGCATCCTTGATAAGCCATACCGTCAGGGATTTGTGAAGAATCGCTACGTTGGCCGCACCTTTATTATGCCAGGCCAGCACCTGCGCCGCAGCGCGGTTCGCCGTAAGCTGAACGCTAACCGTGCTGAGTTCCGGGGTAAAAACGTGCTGCTGGTGGATGACTCTATCGTGCGTGGCACCACGTCCGAACAGATCATTGAGATGGCGCGTGATGCTGGCGCGAAGAAAGTCTATCTGGCTTCTGCCGCCCCGGAAATCCGCTTCCCGAACGTCTACGGCATCGATATGCCAAGCGCGACGGAGCTGATTGCCCATGGCCGTGAAGTGGAAGAGATTCGCCAGCTGATTGGTGCTGACGCGCTGATTTTCCAGGATCTCAACGACCTGATCGAAGCGGTGCGTGAAGAGAACCCGGATATCGCGCAGTTTGAGTGCTCGGTATTTAACGGCATCTACGTGACGAAAGATGTCGATCAGCAGTATCTGGAGTATCTGCAGTCGCTGCGTAACGACGATGCGAAAGCGATGGCTCGCCAGAACGAAGTTGAAAACCTGGAAATGCACAACGAAGGCTAA